The Gasterosteus aculeatus chromosome 8, fGasAcu3.hap1.1, whole genome shotgun sequence genome has a window encoding:
- the ushbp1 gene encoding uncharacterized protein ushbp1 isoform X2, protein MEDFCLVRCDSLDAGSGCDREVMTLIDHMTLDPEGFDPTANLEPSPAELAQCEAEVGTLLNIIAELNKKMGSLKAPSDPGNPRPQELSRPLVPDLLSHRLLRSSSESSTAFAATSKPSPTERGGGGVVWTKLQEVLSSVEDSISSKRSWAAPITASDQYKHREHLRATQESWVKVTQILKDMEIEFGISCPSAPSNDNGVLDLEKRDSALRSTLQSHQEELEREQSTFSQMEEDKNKSWRSGGRFSSYRSTAGAPSPTLPSPPLPASPLLYRRTGRAVTPLCVGGDGSPVDSVTSCSPCPSPIGLETETERLTRCIERLRARNERLTAALERRKGETERLSMTLNRLEANCSALETALRYCEECEEAYSELLSLHDAREPQRIPLQTDSAEAVGDRLQPDGPSSPLMGTEELSTSFSTVTEEMQTQSNTGQRTAELVEREAVLRQQIERLKRDRAAICRPKLSPGVESKMSPGNGHPAGPRGGHVTKDNTKPPDAKKAKASLFCELISVREEMSVLRALIRLKEKDLRRLEWGLMSQKVQESAAAYVPESLKEEMEDCKTEQQRVCENAAKPDGDGDIADPPSRPILKELQAVLQREQALKKRLALVQDSLNAALSDSTSHRRDNGDQIARLTQAHSKALSSYRQIRRKYREQVWRLEQKAAAVMESRHLQSAAEALEGRREETIL, encoded by the exons ATGGAG GATTTCTGCCTGGTTCGATGCGACAGCCTGGACGCTGGTTCAGGGTGTGACAGAGAGGTGATGACCCTGATCGACCACATGACCCTTGACCCGGAGGGCTTTGATCCCACAGCAAACCTGGAGCCTTCGCCAGCAGAACTGGCTCAGTGCGAGGCTGAAGTGGGCACGCTGCTCAACATCATCGCTGAATTGAACAAGAAGATGGGTTCGCTAAAGGCACCAAG TGACCCGGGGAACCCGAGACCACAAGAACTATCTAGACCTCTGGTTCCAGACCTCCTGTCCCACAGGCTGCTCAGAAGCAGCTCGGAGAGTAGTACTGCCTTTGCTGCCACATCTAAACCTTCACCGACTGAGCGAG GGGGCGGTGGTGTGGTGTGGACTAAACTACAAGAGGTTTTATCATCAGTGGAGGACTCCATCAGCTCTAAAAGGTCCTGGGCCGCCCCCATCACAGCTTCTGACCAATATAAGCACAGAGAGCATCTTCGAGCCACCCAGGAGAGTTGGGTTAAAGTCACTCAG ATATTGAAGGACATGGAAATAGAGTTTGGGATTTCATGCCCATCGGCCCCGTCAAATGACAACGGCGTCCTGGATCTGGAGAAGCGAGACTCTGCTCTCAGGAGCACCTTGCAGAGTCATCAGGAGGAGCTTGAGAGAGAACAAAGCACCTTCAGCCAGATGGAAGAGGACAAGAACAAG TCCTGGAGGTCAGGAGGTCGCTTCTCCTCCTACCGGTCCACTGCGGGGGCTCCcagtcccaccctcccctctcctcccctcccggcTTCACCGTTACTCTACAGAAGAACAGGCAGAGCTGTAACACCGCTGTGTGTAGGCGGCGACGGTTCTCCAGTGGACTCCGTTACCTCATGCAGTCCCTGTCCGAGTCCCATCGGCCTGGAGACTGAGACGGAACGGCTGACCAG ATGCATCGAGAGGCTGAGGGCCAGAAACGAGCGTCTGACTGCAGCTCTGGAGAGACggaagggagagacagaacGACTCAGCATGACTCTAAACAGACTTGAGGCTAACTGCTCCGCTCTGGAGACGGCTCTCAGATACTG CGAGGAGTGTGAAGAGGCCTACAGCGAGCTGCTGTCACTCCATGACGCCAGAGAGCCGCAACGCATTCCTCTGCAGACAGACTCAGCAG AGGCAGTTGGTGACAGGCTGCAGCCCGACGGTCCCTCATCTCCGCTCATGGGAACTGAAGAGCTGTCCACCTCTTTCTCGACAGTCACAGAGGAGATGCAGACACAGAGTAACACGGGGCAGAG GACAGCTGAGCTGGTGGAGCGAGAGGCTGTCCTCCGCCAGCAAATTGAGCGCCTGAAGAGAGACCGGGCAGCCATTTGTCGGCCTAAGCTGAGCCCAGGAGTGGAGAGCAAAATGAGCCCCGGAAATGGTCACCCGGCTGGACCAAGAGGGGGACATGTGACTAAAGACAACACCAAACCTCCTGATGCCAAGAAAGCCAAGGCTTCCCTCTTCTGTGAACTCATTTCTGTCAGG GAAGAAATGTCAGTGCTGCGAGCCCTAATCCGCCTCAAGGAGAAAGATTTGAGGCGTCTGGAGTGGGGCTTAATGTCCCAGAAGGTCCAGGAATCAGCCGCAGCCTACGTTCCAGAAAGCCtgaaagaggagatggaggattGTAAGACCGAACAACAG AGGGTCTGTGAAAATGCAGCTAAACCTGATGGTGACGGAGACATCGCTGATCCTCCATCCAGACCCATTCTGAAAGAGCTGCAGGCCGTCCTTCAAAG GGAACAAGCCCTAAAAAAGAGACTGGCTTTAGTTCAAGACTCACTAAACGCGGCTCTGTCAGACAGCACCTCGCACAGGAGGGACAATGGAGACCAGATTGCCCGACTTACACAAGCTCACAg TAAAGCCTTGAGTTCGTACCGGCAGATTCGCCGGAAGTACCGGGAGCAGGTGTGGAGGCTGGAGCAGAAAGCGGCGGCCGTGATGGAGAGTCGCCATCTCCAGAGTGCAGCGGAGGCcttggaggggaggagagaagagacgaTTCTGTGA
- the ushbp1 gene encoding uncharacterized protein ushbp1 isoform X1, translating to MEDFCLVRCDSLDAGSGCDREVMTLIDHMTLDPEGFDPTANLEPSPAELAQCEAEVGTLLNIIAELNKKMGSLKAPSDPGNPRPQELSRPLVPDLLSHRLLRSSSESSTAFAATSKPSPTERGGGGVVWTKLQEVLSSVEDSISSKRSWAAPITASDQYKHREHLRATQESWVKVTQILKDMEIEFGISCPSAPSNDNGVLDLEKRDSALRSTLQSHQEELEREQSTFSQMEEDKNKLVGLQKSWRSGGRFSSYRSTAGAPSPTLPSPPLPASPLLYRRTGRAVTPLCVGGDGSPVDSVTSCSPCPSPIGLETETERLTRCIERLRARNERLTAALERRKGETERLSMTLNRLEANCSALETALRYCEECEEAYSELLSLHDAREPQRIPLQTDSAEAVGDRLQPDGPSSPLMGTEELSTSFSTVTEEMQTQSNTGQRTAELVEREAVLRQQIERLKRDRAAICRPKLSPGVESKMSPGNGHPAGPRGGHVTKDNTKPPDAKKAKASLFCELISVREEMSVLRALIRLKEKDLRRLEWGLMSQKVQESAAAYVPESLKEEMEDCKTEQQRVCENAAKPDGDGDIADPPSRPILKELQAVLQREQALKKRLALVQDSLNAALSDSTSHRRDNGDQIARLTQAHSKALSSYRQIRRKYREQVWRLEQKAAAVMESRHLQSAAEALEGRREETIL from the exons ATGGAG GATTTCTGCCTGGTTCGATGCGACAGCCTGGACGCTGGTTCAGGGTGTGACAGAGAGGTGATGACCCTGATCGACCACATGACCCTTGACCCGGAGGGCTTTGATCCCACAGCAAACCTGGAGCCTTCGCCAGCAGAACTGGCTCAGTGCGAGGCTGAAGTGGGCACGCTGCTCAACATCATCGCTGAATTGAACAAGAAGATGGGTTCGCTAAAGGCACCAAG TGACCCGGGGAACCCGAGACCACAAGAACTATCTAGACCTCTGGTTCCAGACCTCCTGTCCCACAGGCTGCTCAGAAGCAGCTCGGAGAGTAGTACTGCCTTTGCTGCCACATCTAAACCTTCACCGACTGAGCGAG GGGGCGGTGGTGTGGTGTGGACTAAACTACAAGAGGTTTTATCATCAGTGGAGGACTCCATCAGCTCTAAAAGGTCCTGGGCCGCCCCCATCACAGCTTCTGACCAATATAAGCACAGAGAGCATCTTCGAGCCACCCAGGAGAGTTGGGTTAAAGTCACTCAG ATATTGAAGGACATGGAAATAGAGTTTGGGATTTCATGCCCATCGGCCCCGTCAAATGACAACGGCGTCCTGGATCTGGAGAAGCGAGACTCTGCTCTCAGGAGCACCTTGCAGAGTCATCAGGAGGAGCTTGAGAGAGAACAAAGCACCTTCAGCCAGATGGAAGAGGACAAGAACAAG CTGGTTGGTCTCCAAAAGTCCTGGAGGTCAGGAGGTCGCTTCTCCTCCTACCGGTCCACTGCGGGGGCTCCcagtcccaccctcccctctcctcccctcccggcTTCACCGTTACTCTACAGAAGAACAGGCAGAGCTGTAACACCGCTGTGTGTAGGCGGCGACGGTTCTCCAGTGGACTCCGTTACCTCATGCAGTCCCTGTCCGAGTCCCATCGGCCTGGAGACTGAGACGGAACGGCTGACCAG ATGCATCGAGAGGCTGAGGGCCAGAAACGAGCGTCTGACTGCAGCTCTGGAGAGACggaagggagagacagaacGACTCAGCATGACTCTAAACAGACTTGAGGCTAACTGCTCCGCTCTGGAGACGGCTCTCAGATACTG CGAGGAGTGTGAAGAGGCCTACAGCGAGCTGCTGTCACTCCATGACGCCAGAGAGCCGCAACGCATTCCTCTGCAGACAGACTCAGCAG AGGCAGTTGGTGACAGGCTGCAGCCCGACGGTCCCTCATCTCCGCTCATGGGAACTGAAGAGCTGTCCACCTCTTTCTCGACAGTCACAGAGGAGATGCAGACACAGAGTAACACGGGGCAGAG GACAGCTGAGCTGGTGGAGCGAGAGGCTGTCCTCCGCCAGCAAATTGAGCGCCTGAAGAGAGACCGGGCAGCCATTTGTCGGCCTAAGCTGAGCCCAGGAGTGGAGAGCAAAATGAGCCCCGGAAATGGTCACCCGGCTGGACCAAGAGGGGGACATGTGACTAAAGACAACACCAAACCTCCTGATGCCAAGAAAGCCAAGGCTTCCCTCTTCTGTGAACTCATTTCTGTCAGG GAAGAAATGTCAGTGCTGCGAGCCCTAATCCGCCTCAAGGAGAAAGATTTGAGGCGTCTGGAGTGGGGCTTAATGTCCCAGAAGGTCCAGGAATCAGCCGCAGCCTACGTTCCAGAAAGCCtgaaagaggagatggaggattGTAAGACCGAACAACAG AGGGTCTGTGAAAATGCAGCTAAACCTGATGGTGACGGAGACATCGCTGATCCTCCATCCAGACCCATTCTGAAAGAGCTGCAGGCCGTCCTTCAAAG GGAACAAGCCCTAAAAAAGAGACTGGCTTTAGTTCAAGACTCACTAAACGCGGCTCTGTCAGACAGCACCTCGCACAGGAGGGACAATGGAGACCAGATTGCCCGACTTACACAAGCTCACAg TAAAGCCTTGAGTTCGTACCGGCAGATTCGCCGGAAGTACCGGGAGCAGGTGTGGAGGCTGGAGCAGAAAGCGGCGGCCGTGATGGAGAGTCGCCATCTCCAGAGTGCAGCGGAGGCcttggaggggaggagagaagagacgaTTCTGTGA
- the babam1 gene encoding BRISC and BRCA1-A complex member 1, translating to METPEPGPADGEEHLVELRPRTRSNPEGAEDRRSSTGSLGGISNPNVAQPAVGSRVEGEGEASTNDSPLASTTATLSVAAVQNVAPVATAALAAAASGATVPLSAAAIAAKERPKPTQQQQQQQPAMTTPILPPADYQLRVPRVNCPEKVIICLDLSEEMSLLKLESFNGSKTNALNISQKMIEMFVRTKHKIDKRHEFALVVVNDDALWLSGFTSDPRELCSCLYDLETNVCESFNLEDLLNVIRQKIELPSMDNVQTVPPPYVVRTVLIYSRHAGQLQFSPSEAVGKMLQSPYFFFDVVYLHNGMEEQGDETSWRDNYTSFCNLDSKGVCYRFEVSLSGPAIELHNCMAKLLAHPLQRPFQSHASYSLLEGEDPQDIEATV from the exons ATGGAGACGCCAGAGCCGGGTCCAGCTGATGGAGAAGAGCATCTGGTGGAGCTGCGACCTCGGACACGCTCCAACCCGGAAGGTGCCGAGGACCGTCGCAGCAGCACGGGCAGCCTCGGAGGGATCAGTAACCCCAACGTAGCCCAGCCTGCCGTGGGGAGCCGTGTGGAGGGCGAGGGTGAGGCTTCGACCAACGACAGTCCTCTCGCTTCCACTACCGCAACACTTTCAGTAGCTGCGGTTCAGAACGTGGCCCCCGTTGCAACGGCAGCATTGGCGGCGGCAGCATCCGGTGCCACAGTGCCGCTATCCGCTGCTGCCATCGCAGCTAAAGAGAGGCCGAAgcccacacagcagcagcagcagcagcagcccgccATGACAACCCCGATCCTCCCACCGGCAGATTACCAGCTCAGAGTTCCCCGGGTTAACTGTCCAGAGAAAGTG ATCATCTGCTTAGACCTTTCTGAAGAGATGTCTTTGCTAAAGTTGGAGTCTTTTAACGG GTCTAAAACAAACGCGCTGAACATTTCCCAGAAGATGATCGAAATGTTTGTCAGAACTAAACACAAGATTGACAAACGACATGAGTTTGCCCTGGTGGTTGTCAATGACGACGCCCTGTGG TTGTCAGGCTTCACGTCTGATCCCAGGGAGCTGTGCAGCTGTCTGTATGACCTTGAGACCAATGTGTGCGAGTCCTTCA ACCTTGAAGATCttcttaatgtaat TCGTCAGAAGATTGAGCTGCCGTCGATGGACAACGTTCAGACCGTCCCTCCTCCATATGTGGTGCGGACTGTGCTCATCTACAGCCGCCATGCAGGGCAGCTTCAGTTTAGCCCATCAGAGGCCGTTGGC AAAATGCTGCAATCTCCATATTTTTTCTTCGATGTGGTCTATCTTCACAACGggatggaggagcagggggaTGAGACCAGCTGGAGG GACAACTACACCTCTTTCTGCAACCTGGACTCAAAGGGCGTGTGCTATCGCTTTGAGGTCTCCCTGAGTGGACCTGCCATCGAGCTGCACAACTGCATGGCCAAACTTTTGGCTCATCCTTTACAAAGACCTTTCCAGAGCCACGCGTCCTACAGCCTGCTGGAGGGGGAAGACCCCCAGGACATTGAGGCAACAGTCTAA
- the plvapb gene encoding plasmalemma vesicle associated protein b, with amino-acid sequence MYSSSYSRAKFGLEAREHKHKPKGKSCGYYMRIVFFFSSLIQSLIIVSLVLFLIYGQPEKSAEEKMVEELELNFNRISENNFQLQKEKGELAAQLGAHTAEKTALETELASLKTIANKSAHDLKQAKTSCDFRVSQQKQSCPRLATSYQPSPPCNSAELKKLQNLNSKYELDINNYTHVVQYLSREKDNAIKDRDTHRQDASSLRSETTMLKEQLTTYTKKCKEDFAQSLDGIQSVTSDFLTKIDRLFLQKMTFHLTCESQKAEMETIRNSCTNLSRDVEKRFQLYLNSVGDRVAEIQAQSSELLVRSSLCEQQYVKALADAAELQRTHDNTVEKLLKEKIELRNMLQQTPNSKGR; translated from the exons ATGTACAGCTCCAGCTACTCCCGAGCCAAGTTTGGCCTGGAGGCGAGGGAGCACAAGCACAAGCCCAAAGGGAAGAGCTGTGGCTACTACATGAGGatcgtcttctttttttcctctctgatcCAGTCCCTGATCATCGTCAGCTTGGTGCTTTTCCTCATCTACGGACAGCCAGAGAAGTCTGCAGAAGAAAAGATGGTTGAG gagctggagctgaACTTCAACCGGATCAGTGAGAACAACTTCCAGCTGCAAAAGGAGAAGGGCGAGCTGGCAGCTCAGCTGGGAGCTCACACGGCTGAGAAAACTGCTCTGGAGACCGAGTTGGCAAGTCTGAAGACTATTGCTAACAAATCAGCACATGACCTAAAGCAAGCGAAG aCTAGCTGTGATTTCAGGGTTTCACAGCAAAAACAATCGTGCCCACGTCTTGCCACTTCATACCAGCCCTCTCCGCCCTGTAACTCTG CTGAACTTAAGAAGTTGCAGAACCTCAACTCTAAGTATGAACTGGATATAAACAACTACACACACGTAGTCCAGTAcctgagcagagagaaagacaacGCCATCAAAGACCGAGACACACACCGCCAGGATGCCAGCAGCCTGCGCAGCGAGACCACCATGCTGAAGGAGCAGCTCACCACCTACACTAA GAAGTGCAAAGAGGACTTTGCTCAGTCTTTGGACGGGATACAAAGCGTCACCAGCGATTTCCTAACAAAGATCGACAGGCTGTTTCTCCAGAAGATGACCTTTCACCTCACCTGTGAAAGCCAGAAGGCCGAGATGGAGACGATCAGGAACAGCTGCACAAACCTGTCCAGAGATGTGGAGAAAAGGTTCCAGCTGTATTTAAACAGTGTGGGCGACAGG GTGGCGGAGATCCAAGCACAGTCCAGCGAGCTGCTGGTGCGAAGCTCACTCTGTGAACAGCAGTACGTCAAGGCGCTCGCTGACGCAGCCGAGCTGCAAAGGACTCATGACAACACG gTGGAGAAATTACTGAAGGAGAAGATTGAGCTAAGAAACATGCTCCAGCAAACGCCAAATTCTAAG GGGAGATAA